Proteins encoded together in one Bactrocera neohumeralis isolate Rockhampton chromosome 4, APGP_CSIRO_Bneo_wtdbg2-racon-allhic-juicebox.fasta_v2, whole genome shotgun sequence window:
- the LOC126755418 gene encoding arginyl-tRNA--protein transferase 1 isoform X2: MEFTINHYFSKQSSRCGYCKGLKTSVSHGMHSYTMFPQDYQELIDRGWRRSGLYCYKPLNNETCCPCYTIKCDALEFKLTKSHKKILKRMTRFLRDGKKDKNEDSVTSSTAKQANADDGAVGGADNEMDTMGGINDEPREPNLPITDVDLAAVAASNPEKHEAARKKHEHFDDQTVSPTQSINTIPTESADVADGQIATKKSHDGINVQRKKAKILRLERRQAKIAAKGVQQPEDTKTTTKKQRNAQEKTLADYFADVQPNDKHKLQVILIPPNKKHVTDEAFNLYKKYQLLVHNDDPNRLTPSSLERFCYMSPVKHTKTRDGPTVGYGSFHQQYWLDDKLIAVAVIDILPYCVSSVYFFYDPDYSFLSLGTYGSLREIDLVQQLADKVPALKYYYMGFYIHSCPKMRYKGRLTPSYLLCPEVYTWHLLTDEIRDKLNQNKYQRFNENAGAKDAEDFQESDLNKAVLLYDKTYLTYRQYIQSLKIPSIDNMLDVIRSRIYKKITGDDDDRDLIIEYGKLVGKSLAHRMLYVKT, encoded by the exons ATGGAATTTACAATAAATCATTACTTCAGTAAGCAGAGCAGCCGCTGTGGTTATTGCAAAGGCTTAAAAACATCGGTGTCCCATG GTATGCATTCATACACAATGTTTCCACAAGATTATCAGGAGTTGATCGATCGTGGCTGGCGCCGTTCCGGCCTTTATTGTTATAAGCCACTGAATAATGAAACCTGTTGTCCTTGTTATACAATCAA ATGTGATGCTTTGGAATTCAAACTGACTAAatcgcataaaaaaattttgaaacgcATGACGCGCTTTCTTCGTGATggtaaaaaagataaaaacgaAGATTCTGTAACAAGCAGCACAGCCAAACAGGCTAACGCGGATGATGGTGCAGTTGGCGGTGCAGATAACGAAATGGATACTATGGGTGGAATAAATGACGAACCGCGAGAACCAAATTTGCCAATAACTGATGTCGATCTAGCAGCCGTTGCAGCTTCCAATCCGGAAAAGCATGAGGCAGCACGCAAGAAACATGAGCACTTCGATGATCAGACGGTTTCGCCAACACAAAGCATTAATACTATACCTACAGAAAGTGCGGATGTGGCAGACGGTCAAATTGCAACTAAGAAAT CACACGATGGCATAAACGTACAACGGAAGAAAGCGAAGATTCTCCGCCTGGAACGTAGGCAAGCAAAAATTGCCGCTAAAGGCGTACAACAACCGGAAGatacaaaaaccacaacaaaaaagcaaagaaatgcTCAAGAGAAGACGCTTGCCGACTATTTTGCCGATGTCCAACCGAATGATAAACACAAATTACAG GTGATTTTAATACCGCCGAATAAAAAACACGTTACTGATGAAGCATTCAATTTATATAAGAAATACCAATTGCTCGTACACAATGACGATCCTAATCGTCTAACACCATCTAGTTTAGAGCGTTTTTGTTACATGTCTCCTGTTAAG CACACTAAAACACGCGATGGTCCCACTGTCGGTTATGGCTCGTTTCATCAACAATATTGGTTGGATGATAAGCTTATAGCAGTCGCCGTAATTGACATACTGCCATATTGTGTTAGTTCAGTATACTTTTTCTATGACCCAGACTATAGCTTTTTGTCCTTGGGTACCTATGGTTCTCTGAG AGAAATTGATCTTGTCCAGCAATTGGCCGACAAAGTGCCCGCTCTTAAATACTACTACATGGGTTTCTACATACATTCTTGCCCCAAAATGCGCTATAAGGGCCGTTTGACGCCCTCATATCTACTATGCCCCGAGGTGTACACATGGCATCTGTTGACTGAtg aAATTCGtgataaattaaatcaaaataaataccaaCGTTTTAATGAGAATGCCGGTGCTAAAGATGCAGAGGATTTTCAAGAATCGGACTTAAACAAAGCTGTGCTCTTATacgacaaaacttatttaaCTTATCGACAGTATATTCAG TCATTGAAAATACCCAGCATTGACAACATGTTGGACGTCATAAGGAGCAGAATTTACAAAAAG atcactggtgatgatgatgatcGCGATTTAATAATAGAATATGGCAAACTGGTCGGCAAGTCGCTGGCCCATCGCATGCTCTATGTCAAAACTTAA
- the LOC126755418 gene encoding arginyl-tRNA--protein transferase 1 isoform X4 has product MEFTINHYFSKQSSRCGYCKGLKTSVSHGMHSYTMFPQDYQELIDRGWRRSGLYCYKPLNNETCCPCYTIKCDALEFKLTKSHKKILKRMTRFLRDGKKDKNEDSVTSSTAKQANADDGAVGGADNEMDTMGGINDEPREPNLPITDVDLAAVAASNPEKHEAARKKHEHFDDQTVSPTQSINTIPTESADVADGQIATKKSHDGINVQRKKAKILRLERRQAKIAAKGVQQPEDTKTTTKKQRNAQEKTLADYFADVQPNDKHKLQVILIPPNKKHVTDEAFNLYKKYQLLVHNDDPNRLTPSSLERFCYMSPVKHTKTRDGPTVGYGSFHQQYWLDDKLIAVAVIDILPYCVSSVYFFYDPDYSFLSLGTYGSLREIDLVQQLADKVPALKYYYMGFYIHSCPKMRYKGRLTPSYLLCPEVYTWHLLTDEIRDKLNQNKYQRFNENAGAKDAEDFQESDLNKAVLLYDKTYLTYRQYIQITGDDDDRDLIIEYGKLVGKSLAHRMLYVKT; this is encoded by the exons ATGGAATTTACAATAAATCATTACTTCAGTAAGCAGAGCAGCCGCTGTGGTTATTGCAAAGGCTTAAAAACATCGGTGTCCCATG GTATGCATTCATACACAATGTTTCCACAAGATTATCAGGAGTTGATCGATCGTGGCTGGCGCCGTTCCGGCCTTTATTGTTATAAGCCACTGAATAATGAAACCTGTTGTCCTTGTTATACAATCAA ATGTGATGCTTTGGAATTCAAACTGACTAAatcgcataaaaaaattttgaaacgcATGACGCGCTTTCTTCGTGATggtaaaaaagataaaaacgaAGATTCTGTAACAAGCAGCACAGCCAAACAGGCTAACGCGGATGATGGTGCAGTTGGCGGTGCAGATAACGAAATGGATACTATGGGTGGAATAAATGACGAACCGCGAGAACCAAATTTGCCAATAACTGATGTCGATCTAGCAGCCGTTGCAGCTTCCAATCCGGAAAAGCATGAGGCAGCACGCAAGAAACATGAGCACTTCGATGATCAGACGGTTTCGCCAACACAAAGCATTAATACTATACCTACAGAAAGTGCGGATGTGGCAGACGGTCAAATTGCAACTAAGAAAT CACACGATGGCATAAACGTACAACGGAAGAAAGCGAAGATTCTCCGCCTGGAACGTAGGCAAGCAAAAATTGCCGCTAAAGGCGTACAACAACCGGAAGatacaaaaaccacaacaaaaaagcaaagaaatgcTCAAGAGAAGACGCTTGCCGACTATTTTGCCGATGTCCAACCGAATGATAAACACAAATTACAG GTGATTTTAATACCGCCGAATAAAAAACACGTTACTGATGAAGCATTCAATTTATATAAGAAATACCAATTGCTCGTACACAATGACGATCCTAATCGTCTAACACCATCTAGTTTAGAGCGTTTTTGTTACATGTCTCCTGTTAAG CACACTAAAACACGCGATGGTCCCACTGTCGGTTATGGCTCGTTTCATCAACAATATTGGTTGGATGATAAGCTTATAGCAGTCGCCGTAATTGACATACTGCCATATTGTGTTAGTTCAGTATACTTTTTCTATGACCCAGACTATAGCTTTTTGTCCTTGGGTACCTATGGTTCTCTGAG AGAAATTGATCTTGTCCAGCAATTGGCCGACAAAGTGCCCGCTCTTAAATACTACTACATGGGTTTCTACATACATTCTTGCCCCAAAATGCGCTATAAGGGCCGTTTGACGCCCTCATATCTACTATGCCCCGAGGTGTACACATGGCATCTGTTGACTGAtg aAATTCGtgataaattaaatcaaaataaataccaaCGTTTTAATGAGAATGCCGGTGCTAAAGATGCAGAGGATTTTCAAGAATCGGACTTAAACAAAGCTGTGCTCTTATacgacaaaacttatttaaCTTATCGACAGTATATTCAG atcactggtgatgatgatgatcGCGATTTAATAATAGAATATGGCAAACTGGTCGGCAAGTCGCTGGCCCATCGCATGCTCTATGTCAAAACTTAA
- the LOC126755418 gene encoding arginyl-tRNA--protein transferase 1 isoform X3 — protein MEFTINHYFSKQSSRCGYCKGLKTSVSHGMHSYTMFPQDYQELIDRGWRRSGLYCYKPLNNETCCPCYTIKCDALEFKLTKSHKKILKRMTRFLRDGKKDKNEDSVTSSTAKQANADDGAVGGADNEMDTMGGINDEPREPNLPITDVDLAAVAASNPEKHEAARKKHEHFDDQTVSPTQSINTIPTESADVADGQIATKKSHDGINVQRKKAKILRLERRQAKIAAKGVQQPEDTKTTTKKQRNAQEKTLADYFADVQPNDKHKLQLKLVQVKSQQFKDTLDTTYALYQKYQTIVHNDPPTLISDYLEFLQESPIKHTKTRDGPTVGYGSFHQQYWLDDKLIAVAVIDILPYCVSSVYFFYDPDYSFLSLGTYGSLREIDLVQQLADKVPALKYYYMGFYIHSCPKMRYKGRLTPSYLLCPEVYTWHLLTDEIRDKLNQNKYQRFNENAGAKDAEDFQESDLNKAVLLYDKTYLTYRQYIQITGDDDDRDLIIEYGKLVGKSLAHRMLYVKT, from the exons ATGGAATTTACAATAAATCATTACTTCAGTAAGCAGAGCAGCCGCTGTGGTTATTGCAAAGGCTTAAAAACATCGGTGTCCCATG GTATGCATTCATACACAATGTTTCCACAAGATTATCAGGAGTTGATCGATCGTGGCTGGCGCCGTTCCGGCCTTTATTGTTATAAGCCACTGAATAATGAAACCTGTTGTCCTTGTTATACAATCAA ATGTGATGCTTTGGAATTCAAACTGACTAAatcgcataaaaaaattttgaaacgcATGACGCGCTTTCTTCGTGATggtaaaaaagataaaaacgaAGATTCTGTAACAAGCAGCACAGCCAAACAGGCTAACGCGGATGATGGTGCAGTTGGCGGTGCAGATAACGAAATGGATACTATGGGTGGAATAAATGACGAACCGCGAGAACCAAATTTGCCAATAACTGATGTCGATCTAGCAGCCGTTGCAGCTTCCAATCCGGAAAAGCATGAGGCAGCACGCAAGAAACATGAGCACTTCGATGATCAGACGGTTTCGCCAACACAAAGCATTAATACTATACCTACAGAAAGTGCGGATGTGGCAGACGGTCAAATTGCAACTAAGAAAT CACACGATGGCATAAACGTACAACGGAAGAAAGCGAAGATTCTCCGCCTGGAACGTAGGCAAGCAAAAATTGCCGCTAAAGGCGTACAACAACCGGAAGatacaaaaaccacaacaaaaaagcaaagaaatgcTCAAGAGAAGACGCTTGCCGACTATTTTGCCGATGTCCAACCGAATGATAAACACAAATTACAG TTAAAACTGGTACAAGTAAAAAGCCAACAATTCAAGGATACGCTAGACACGACATATGCGCTTTACCAGAAGTATCAAACAATCGTACACAATGATCCACCTACTCTTATTAGTGATTATTTGGAATTTTTACAAGAGTCGCCAATCAag CACACTAAAACACGCGATGGTCCCACTGTCGGTTATGGCTCGTTTCATCAACAATATTGGTTGGATGATAAGCTTATAGCAGTCGCCGTAATTGACATACTGCCATATTGTGTTAGTTCAGTATACTTTTTCTATGACCCAGACTATAGCTTTTTGTCCTTGGGTACCTATGGTTCTCTGAG AGAAATTGATCTTGTCCAGCAATTGGCCGACAAAGTGCCCGCTCTTAAATACTACTACATGGGTTTCTACATACATTCTTGCCCCAAAATGCGCTATAAGGGCCGTTTGACGCCCTCATATCTACTATGCCCCGAGGTGTACACATGGCATCTGTTGACTGAtg aAATTCGtgataaattaaatcaaaataaataccaaCGTTTTAATGAGAATGCCGGTGCTAAAGATGCAGAGGATTTTCAAGAATCGGACTTAAACAAAGCTGTGCTCTTATacgacaaaacttatttaaCTTATCGACAGTATATTCAG atcactggtgatgatgatgatcGCGATTTAATAATAGAATATGGCAAACTGGTCGGCAAGTCGCTGGCCCATCGCATGCTCTATGTCAAAACTTAA
- the LOC126755418 gene encoding arginyl-tRNA--protein transferase 1 isoform X1: MEFTINHYFSKQSSRCGYCKGLKTSVSHGMHSYTMFPQDYQELIDRGWRRSGLYCYKPLNNETCCPCYTIKCDALEFKLTKSHKKILKRMTRFLRDGKKDKNEDSVTSSTAKQANADDGAVGGADNEMDTMGGINDEPREPNLPITDVDLAAVAASNPEKHEAARKKHEHFDDQTVSPTQSINTIPTESADVADGQIATKKSHDGINVQRKKAKILRLERRQAKIAAKGVQQPEDTKTTTKKQRNAQEKTLADYFADVQPNDKHKLQLKLVQVKSQQFKDTLDTTYALYQKYQTIVHNDPPTLISDYLEFLQESPIKHTKTRDGPTVGYGSFHQQYWLDDKLIAVAVIDILPYCVSSVYFFYDPDYSFLSLGTYGSLREIDLVQQLADKVPALKYYYMGFYIHSCPKMRYKGRLTPSYLLCPEVYTWHLLTDEIRDKLNQNKYQRFNENAGAKDAEDFQESDLNKAVLLYDKTYLTYRQYIQSLKIPSIDNMLDVIRSRIYKKITGDDDDRDLIIEYGKLVGKSLAHRMLYVKT, translated from the exons ATGGAATTTACAATAAATCATTACTTCAGTAAGCAGAGCAGCCGCTGTGGTTATTGCAAAGGCTTAAAAACATCGGTGTCCCATG GTATGCATTCATACACAATGTTTCCACAAGATTATCAGGAGTTGATCGATCGTGGCTGGCGCCGTTCCGGCCTTTATTGTTATAAGCCACTGAATAATGAAACCTGTTGTCCTTGTTATACAATCAA ATGTGATGCTTTGGAATTCAAACTGACTAAatcgcataaaaaaattttgaaacgcATGACGCGCTTTCTTCGTGATggtaaaaaagataaaaacgaAGATTCTGTAACAAGCAGCACAGCCAAACAGGCTAACGCGGATGATGGTGCAGTTGGCGGTGCAGATAACGAAATGGATACTATGGGTGGAATAAATGACGAACCGCGAGAACCAAATTTGCCAATAACTGATGTCGATCTAGCAGCCGTTGCAGCTTCCAATCCGGAAAAGCATGAGGCAGCACGCAAGAAACATGAGCACTTCGATGATCAGACGGTTTCGCCAACACAAAGCATTAATACTATACCTACAGAAAGTGCGGATGTGGCAGACGGTCAAATTGCAACTAAGAAAT CACACGATGGCATAAACGTACAACGGAAGAAAGCGAAGATTCTCCGCCTGGAACGTAGGCAAGCAAAAATTGCCGCTAAAGGCGTACAACAACCGGAAGatacaaaaaccacaacaaaaaagcaaagaaatgcTCAAGAGAAGACGCTTGCCGACTATTTTGCCGATGTCCAACCGAATGATAAACACAAATTACAG TTAAAACTGGTACAAGTAAAAAGCCAACAATTCAAGGATACGCTAGACACGACATATGCGCTTTACCAGAAGTATCAAACAATCGTACACAATGATCCACCTACTCTTATTAGTGATTATTTGGAATTTTTACAAGAGTCGCCAATCAag CACACTAAAACACGCGATGGTCCCACTGTCGGTTATGGCTCGTTTCATCAACAATATTGGTTGGATGATAAGCTTATAGCAGTCGCCGTAATTGACATACTGCCATATTGTGTTAGTTCAGTATACTTTTTCTATGACCCAGACTATAGCTTTTTGTCCTTGGGTACCTATGGTTCTCTGAG AGAAATTGATCTTGTCCAGCAATTGGCCGACAAAGTGCCCGCTCTTAAATACTACTACATGGGTTTCTACATACATTCTTGCCCCAAAATGCGCTATAAGGGCCGTTTGACGCCCTCATATCTACTATGCCCCGAGGTGTACACATGGCATCTGTTGACTGAtg aAATTCGtgataaattaaatcaaaataaataccaaCGTTTTAATGAGAATGCCGGTGCTAAAGATGCAGAGGATTTTCAAGAATCGGACTTAAACAAAGCTGTGCTCTTATacgacaaaacttatttaaCTTATCGACAGTATATTCAG TCATTGAAAATACCCAGCATTGACAACATGTTGGACGTCATAAGGAGCAGAATTTACAAAAAG atcactggtgatgatgatgatcGCGATTTAATAATAGAATATGGCAAACTGGTCGGCAAGTCGCTGGCCCATCGCATGCTCTATGTCAAAACTTAA